TTCGACCACATGCCATCCCTCTGTATTAGGTGCTGACTGTGCTACCAATTCCGCCAATGGCCACGGTGCCCCGACAAGCATAACCCCTGCGATCCAGCCATGGAGATATCGCCGAAAGTTGGTGACGCCGGATCAGGCGGCGTTTTGAAGTTGGCGCAGGCCGTCGCGGAACTCAACCCCTTGGATGATCTCGGGCAACCGGTTCCGGCCATCGAGCTTGCGCCATTTGCCCTGCGCGGCGATCATCAGCTTGAACGCCATGGCGAGGCCGGTCTGGCGGCTTAGGCACCCCTTGGTGCGTTTCGTCCGGTGGCGGACCGTGGCGAAGGTGCTTTCGATCGGGTTTGATGTCCGGATGTGCTTCCAGTGTTCGGCCGGGTAGTCGTAAAAAGTCAGCAGCGCGCTGCGATCCTTGACCAACTTGTCGACCGCCTTGTCCCATTTGACGCCGTAGGTTTCGACGAAGAAATCGAAGGCCGCCTCCGCCTCGGCGCGGGTCCCGGCCTGCCAGATGTCGTGCAGATGACCCTTCGCCTTGGCCTGCACCGATTGCGGCAACGCATTGAGAACGTTCATCGTTTTATGGACCCAGCACCGTTGTTCCCGCGTCGAGGCGAAGACCTCCCGCAGGGCCGCCCAAAACCCCAGGGCGCCGTCGCCGATGGCCAGTTTCGGATCCTGTTTCAGACCACGCCGCCTCAGATCCAGCAGCACCTCGCGCCAGCTTTGCGTGCTTTCACGAAAGCCGTCTGTCATCGCCAGCAGCTCCTTGCGGCCATATTCATCGGCGCCCACGATCACCAGAACGCATTGTTTTTCCTCAGCCATCCGCGGCTTGAAGTAGACGCCGTCGGCCCAGATGTAGAGGAAACGACGCGCATCAAGGTCGCGTTTCTGCCAGGCCTCGTAGTCGTGCCACCAGTCGGCCTTCAGCCGCGTGATCGTCGTGGCCGACAGCCCCTTGGCGTTCGGTCCCAAGAGCGCCGCCAGCGCCTCGGTGAAATCGCCCGTGGAGACGCCCTTGAGGTAAAGCCATGGCAACAACTCCTCGACCGATTTCGCCTTGCGAAGGTAGCGCGGCAGGATGCTGGGGGTGAAACTGATCTTGTCCTCGCCGGGACCCCGGTCGCGCAGGCGCGGCACCTTCACCGCAACCGGTCCGATCCCGGTCAGCACCTCGCGCTCGGGCAAGGTTCCGTGGCGCACCAGCCGGGCTCGGCCATCGCCGAGCTTCTCGTCTGAAAAGGTGGCCAAGAGCGCCGCCATTTCCGCCTCGATCGCCTGCTCAATGAGTTTGCGCGCGCCAGCCCTGATCACTTCGGTCAGCGCGTCTGCCGCGAAACCCGATGGATCGGGCAGTCGGGTGATGGTATCGTCGTGCATGTGGCATATCCCTTTCTCCGCTGAGAATTGACGGCGTCTGAACACCGCCATGATATGCCGCCCCTCCGGGCATCACCAACTTTCGCGCGTTTCTCCCAGCCATGCACCACAGTGTTGTATTCAATATCCATGCGGGGGTTGGTCCACATCCCCGCACCAGTCCTGCGGATTTGCAGAGCGCCGAATCCATCAGCATCATCGGCAATGGCCCCATTCCACACAGCTACACATATGTAATTCGTGCCGCTCTCATTAGGGGCGGCAATCGTCGTGTCGCTGGTGAATGTGTAGGCACCATCAACCAGTGATGGGAGTGCCGTCGATGGCGTTGGGCCGTCATACCCAGAGCCGTCATTGTTCAGAATAAACACCGTATCCGGCATTTCACCCGGCTCGGGTTCCGGGTCTGGGTCAGGGTTCGGGTCGGTATCCGGGTCGGCCAGCGTCCAGTTCGGCATTGGGTCGCCATCGGATGGTTGCCACCGCAACGCCGCGCCCTCAGTTCCGCCCATCCCGACAGGTTCATATGCGGTCGCAATTTCCCATGCGATCTGCCAGAAATACTCAGCCAGAGCCTGCGGCACGGCAGGGTGTGGCCCATCGTGGTTTTCCCATTCTGGGGTGATATAGACGTTTTCAGCCTCGGTCAGATTGACCTGATACAGGCAGGTCGCCACGAGGCACGACAGGCCATAACATGCGGTAGTGTCGGGATGAATACCATCCCCGAACAGTTCCTGAATATCCGTGATGCCCGGCACCAGCTCATTCTGAATGTCGTCGTAAACACGTTCCATCCATTTGTGGCCGGGGAACAGCCAGACGCGCCAATCCTCGGGCAGCGACGGGTAAAGCTGGTGCATTTTCCACGTCGCATAATCTGCCATGTATTTGAAACTGTTTTCATATTCAGGCAGACCGGTGCGGAATGTGAACCCCGTCCATTCAGCGGGAGGTTCTGCGCCACCGGGGCCATTCAGGTCGGGCCAGATCGACCACAGAATAACCTCGTTGCCTG
The Paracoccus alcaliphilus DNA segment above includes these coding regions:
- a CDS encoding IS256 family transposase, which codes for MHDDTITRLPDPSGFAADALTEVIRAGARKLIEQAIEAEMAALLATFSDEKLGDGRARLVRHGTLPEREVLTGIGPVAVKVPRLRDRGPGEDKISFTPSILPRYLRKAKSVEELLPWLYLKGVSTGDFTEALAALLGPNAKGLSATTITRLKADWWHDYEAWQKRDLDARRFLYIWADGVYFKPRMAEEKQCVLVIVGADEYGRKELLAMTDGFRESTQSWREVLLDLRRRGLKQDPKLAIGDGALGFWAALREVFASTREQRCWVHKTMNVLNALPQSVQAKAKGHLHDIWQAGTRAEAEAAFDFFVETYGVKWDKAVDKLVKDRSALLTFYDYPAEHWKHIRTSNPIESTFATVRHRTKRTKGCLSRQTGLAMAFKLMIAAQGKWRKLDGRNRLPEIIQGVEFRDGLRQLQNAA